A region from the Enterobacter roggenkampii genome encodes:
- the hdfR gene encoding HTH-type transcriptional regulator HdfR: MDTELLKTFLEVSRTRHFGRAAEALYLTQSAVSFRIRQLENQLGVNLFTRHRNNIRLTPAGEKLLPYAETLMNTWQAARKEVAHTSRHNEFSIGASASLWECMLSQWLTRLYQSHSHLQFEARIAQRQSLVKQLHERQLDLLITTEAPKMDEFSSQIVGQFGLALYASEPSMMKADLTYLRLEWGPDFQQHETGLIAPDDVPQLTTSSAEIACQQLPLLRGCTWLPVRWADTKAGLHTVMDSTTLTRPLYAIWLQNSDKQSQIKDLLKINVMD, from the coding sequence GTGGATACGGAATTGCTTAAAACTTTCCTTGAAGTGAGCAGAACACGCCACTTTGGGCGAGCAGCTGAAGCCCTTTACCTGACGCAGTCAGCAGTCAGTTTTCGTATTCGACAGCTGGAAAATCAACTGGGGGTGAATCTTTTTACCCGCCATCGCAACAATATCCGCCTCACGCCCGCCGGCGAAAAACTACTGCCGTACGCAGAAACGCTGATGAATACCTGGCAGGCGGCACGCAAAGAGGTTGCCCATACTTCGAGGCATAATGAGTTCTCGATAGGGGCCAGCGCTTCCCTGTGGGAATGTATGCTAAGTCAGTGGCTTACCCGGCTTTATCAATCTCATAGCCACTTGCAATTTGAAGCCAGGATTGCGCAACGGCAGTCGCTGGTTAAGCAACTTCATGAGCGCCAGCTTGATCTTCTTATCACAACCGAAGCCCCCAAGATGGACGAATTTAGCAGCCAGATTGTGGGCCAGTTTGGCCTGGCGCTTTATGCCTCTGAACCTTCGATGATGAAGGCAGACCTGACCTATTTGCGCCTGGAATGGGGGCCTGATTTTCAGCAGCATGAGACGGGCTTGATTGCACCTGATGACGTCCCACAGTTAACGACCAGCTCTGCAGAGATCGCCTGTCAGCAACTGCCCTTGCTGAGAGGTTGTACCTGGTTACCTGTTCGCTGGGCAGACACTAAAGCTGGGCTGCATACCGTAATGGATTCCACCACGCTTACCAGACCGCTGTATGCGATTTGGCTGCAAAACAGTGATAAGCAGTCGCAGATAAAAGATCTGTTAAAAATCAATGTAATGGATTGA
- the ilvE gene encoding branched-chain-amino-acid transaminase, which produces MTTKKADYIWFNGEMVRWEDAKVHVMSHALHYGTSVFEGIRCYDSHKGPVVFRHREHMQRLHDSAKIYRFPVSQSVDELMEACREVIRKNNLTSAYIRPLVFVGDVGMGVNPPAGYTTDVIIAAFPWGAYLGAEALEQGIDAMVSSWNRVAPNTIPTAAKAGGNYLSSLLVGSEARRHGYQEGIALDVNGYISEGAGENLFEVKDGILFTPPFTSSALPGITRDAIIKLAKDLGIEVREQVLSRESLYLADEVFMSGTAAEITPVRSVDGIQVGEGRCGPVTKRIQQAFFGLFTGETEDKYGWLDQVNH; this is translated from the coding sequence ATGACGACAAAAAAAGCTGATTACATTTGGTTCAACGGTGAGATGGTTCGCTGGGAGGACGCGAAGGTCCACGTGATGTCCCACGCGCTGCATTACGGTACCTCCGTTTTTGAAGGCATCCGCTGCTACGATTCTCACAAAGGACCAGTGGTGTTCCGCCATCGCGAACATATGCAGCGTCTGCATGACTCAGCCAAAATTTATCGTTTTCCGGTTTCTCAGAGCGTGGATGAGCTGATGGAAGCCTGCCGCGAGGTGATCCGTAAGAACAACCTGACTAGCGCCTATATTCGTCCGCTGGTCTTCGTGGGTGACGTCGGCATGGGCGTGAACCCGCCAGCAGGCTATACCACTGATGTGATCATTGCCGCGTTCCCGTGGGGGGCTTATCTGGGTGCAGAAGCCCTGGAGCAGGGGATCGACGCAATGGTCTCTTCATGGAACCGCGTTGCACCAAACACCATCCCGACCGCGGCGAAAGCGGGCGGTAACTACCTTTCTTCCCTGCTGGTCGGCAGCGAAGCGCGCCGTCACGGTTACCAGGAAGGTATCGCGCTCGACGTGAATGGCTACATCTCCGAAGGCGCAGGTGAAAACCTGTTTGAAGTGAAAGACGGCATTCTGTTTACGCCGCCATTCACCTCGTCCGCGCTGCCGGGCATCACCCGTGATGCCATCATCAAGCTGGCGAAAGATCTGGGTATCGAAGTGCGCGAGCAGGTGCTGTCCCGCGAATCCCTGTACCTGGCCGATGAAGTGTTCATGTCCGGAACCGCGGCTGAAATTACGCCGGTGCGTAGCGTAGACGGCATTCAGGTGGGCGAAGGCCGCTGTGGCCCGGTCACCAAACGCATTCAGCAAGCGTTCTTTGGCCTCTTCACCGGCGAGACAGAAGATAAATACGGCTGGTTGGATCAGGTTAATCACTAA
- the ilvM gene encoding acetolactate synthase 2 small subunit has protein sequence MMQHQVAVQARFNPETLERVLRVVRHRGFQICSMNMETATDAQNISIELTVASPRPVDLLFSQLSKLVDVAHVAICQSTTTSQQIRA, from the coding sequence ATGATGCAACATCAGGTCGCCGTGCAGGCTCGCTTCAACCCGGAAACATTAGAACGCGTTTTGCGCGTGGTGCGTCATCGTGGTTTTCAGATTTGCTCTATGAATATGGAGACGGCCACCGACGCGCAAAACATCAGTATCGAATTAACCGTTGCCAGCCCGCGGCCGGTCGACTTACTGTTTAGTCAGTTATCAAAGCTGGTAGACGTTGCCCATGTTGCCATCTGCCAGAGCACAACCACATCACAACAAATCCGCGCTTAA
- the murI gene encoding glutamate racemase, which produces MATKLQDGNTPCLAATPSNPRPTVLVFDSGVGGLSVYDEIRHLLPDLHYIYAFDNVAFPYGEKSEDFIVERVVEIVTAVQQRYPLALAVIACNTASTVSLPALREKFQFPVVGVVPAIKPAARLTANGIVGLLATRGTVKRPYTRELIDRFANECQIAMLGSAELVEMAEAKLHGKAVSLDELRRILRPWLRMPEPPDTVVLGCTHFPLLQEELLEVLPEGTRLVDSGAAIARRTAWLLEHEAPDAKSTDANIAFCMALTKETEQLLPVLRRYGFETLEKLAL; this is translated from the coding sequence ATGGCTACCAAACTGCAGGACGGGAATACACCTTGTCTGGCAGCTACACCTTCTAATCCGCGCCCTACCGTGCTGGTGTTTGATTCCGGCGTCGGTGGGCTTTCGGTCTATGATGAGATTCGGCATCTCCTGCCGGATCTCCATTACATCTACGCCTTCGATAACGTCGCTTTCCCGTATGGGGAAAAGAGCGAAGATTTTATTGTCGAGCGCGTGGTGGAAATCGTCACTGCGGTACAACAGCGTTATCCCCTTGCGCTGGCCGTTATCGCGTGTAATACGGCGAGCACCGTTTCTCTTCCCGCCCTGCGTGAAAAATTCCAGTTCCCGGTTGTGGGCGTCGTCCCGGCAATAAAGCCTGCCGCGCGTCTGACGGCGAACGGCATTGTGGGCCTGCTGGCCACGCGAGGTACGGTAAAGCGTCCTTATACCCGCGAGCTGATCGACCGTTTCGCCAACGAATGCCAGATTGCGATGCTCGGTTCGGCTGAGCTGGTAGAGATGGCGGAAGCGAAGCTGCATGGCAAGGCGGTATCACTCGACGAGCTGCGTCGTATTCTTCGCCCGTGGCTGCGGATGCCTGAACCCCCGGATACCGTTGTGTTGGGCTGTACCCACTTCCCGCTACTCCAGGAAGAGCTATTAGAGGTGCTGCCGGAGGGGACTCGCCTGGTGGATTCCGGTGCGGCTATCGCCCGTCGTACGGCCTGGTTGCTGGAGCATGAGGCCCCGGATGCGAAATCTACGGATGCGAATATCGCGTTTTGTATGGCGTTAACAAAAGAAACTGAACAACTTTTACCCGTTTTACGCCGTTATGGCTTTGAAACGCTCGAAAAACTGGCGCTGTAG
- a CDS encoding YifB family Mg chelatase-like AAA ATPase, translating into MSLSVVYTRAALGVKAPLVSVEVHLSNGLPGLTLVGLPETTVKEARDRVRSAIINSGYTFPAKKITINLAPADLPKEGGRYDLPIAIALLAASEQLTTTRLGSYEFVGELALTGALRGVPGAISGALEAIRAGRQIIVANENASEVSLIAEKGCLIAGHLQEVCAWLEGRHELSEPEECDEAVADAPEDLSEIMGQEQGKRALEITAAGGHNLLLIGPPGTGKTMLASRLSGLLPPLNNHEALESAAIYSLISSASLQKQWRRRPFRSPHHSASLTAMVGGGSIPGPGEISLAHNGILFLDELPEFERRVLDALREPIESGEIHISRTRAKISYPAQFQLVAAMNPSPTGHYQGNHNRCTPEQTLRYLGKLSGPFLDRFDLSLEIPLPPPGLLRQTGITGESSAKVRERVIAAQARQYTRQNRLNARLDNAGIRQFCSLNSEDAGWLEETLTRFGLSIRAWQRLLKVARTIADVEGCTDIERKHLQEALSYRAIDRLLLHLQKLLA; encoded by the coding sequence ATGTCACTGTCAGTTGTTTATACGCGTGCGGCTCTCGGGGTAAAGGCACCGCTTGTTTCCGTAGAGGTTCATTTGAGTAATGGGCTGCCCGGACTCACGCTTGTCGGGTTACCTGAAACGACGGTTAAAGAGGCCAGGGATCGCGTTCGCAGCGCAATAATAAATAGCGGTTATACCTTCCCCGCGAAGAAGATCACCATCAACCTTGCCCCCGCCGATCTGCCCAAAGAGGGCGGGCGATACGATTTACCTATCGCAATTGCGCTTCTCGCGGCTTCTGAGCAGCTTACTACGACCAGGCTAGGCTCGTACGAGTTCGTGGGTGAACTCGCGCTCACAGGCGCATTGAGAGGCGTTCCCGGTGCGATATCGGGAGCGCTGGAAGCCATTCGTGCAGGGCGGCAAATCATTGTCGCCAATGAAAACGCATCAGAAGTGAGTCTTATTGCCGAAAAGGGGTGTCTCATCGCCGGGCATCTTCAGGAAGTGTGTGCCTGGCTGGAAGGCCGACATGAACTGTCCGAGCCGGAGGAGTGCGACGAGGCTGTAGCAGATGCGCCAGAAGATCTCAGTGAGATCATGGGACAGGAGCAAGGTAAACGGGCGCTGGAGATTACGGCTGCAGGCGGACACAATCTCCTGCTGATTGGCCCGCCTGGTACAGGTAAAACGATGCTGGCGAGCAGGCTGAGTGGGTTGCTCCCGCCGCTCAATAATCATGAAGCGCTGGAAAGCGCTGCCATATATAGCCTCATCAGTTCGGCATCGTTACAAAAACAGTGGCGCCGTCGCCCTTTTCGTTCCCCACATCATAGCGCTTCTCTGACGGCAATGGTCGGCGGTGGGTCTATCCCCGGACCGGGTGAGATCTCACTGGCACACAATGGCATTCTGTTTCTTGATGAGTTGCCTGAGTTTGAGCGTCGCGTGCTGGATGCACTGAGAGAACCTATTGAATCTGGTGAAATACATATCTCGCGCACGCGGGCCAAAATAAGCTATCCCGCGCAATTTCAACTGGTCGCTGCGATGAACCCCAGCCCCACGGGGCATTATCAGGGCAACCATAACCGCTGTACGCCAGAGCAGACGCTGCGCTATCTGGGAAAGCTTTCCGGCCCATTCCTCGACCGTTTCGATTTGTCTCTCGAAATCCCCCTTCCGCCGCCGGGCCTGCTCAGGCAGACGGGCATAACGGGTGAGAGCTCAGCAAAAGTGCGCGAGCGGGTGATCGCTGCCCAGGCACGACAATACACCCGCCAAAACAGGCTGAATGCTCGGCTTGATAATGCCGGGATCCGGCAGTTTTGTTCGCTTAATAGTGAAGATGCAGGATGGCTTGAGGAGACGTTGACGCGCTTTGGGCTGTCTATACGTGCGTGGCAACGTTTGCTAAAAGTGGCCAGAACCATTGCTGACGTGGAGGGATGTACTGACATTGAGAGGAAACACTTGCAGGAGGCGCTGAGTTATCGCGCTATCGATCGTTTGCTGCTGCACCTGCAGAAGTTGCTGGCATAA
- the ilvX gene encoding peptide IlvX: MTTSTKFCFSRFMTGN, from the coding sequence ATGACGACTAGCACAAAATTCTGTTTCTCCCGATTTATGACGGGGAACTAA
- the ilvG gene encoding acetolactate synthase 2 catalytic subunit, which yields MNGAQWVVHALRAQGVETVFGYPGGAIMPIYDALYDGGVEHLLCRHEQGAAMAAIGYARATGKTGVCMATSGPGATNLITGLADALLDSVPVVAITGQVASPFIGTDAFQEVDVLGLSLACTKHSFLVQSLEELPRVMAEAFEVASSGRPGPVLVDIPKDIQVAHGELEPHFSTVGNDDAFPHAEVEEARQMLTQAKQPMLYVGGGVGMAQAVPALREFIAATQIPATCTLKGLGAVDADYPYYLGMLGMHGTKAANLAVQACDLLIAVGARFDDRVTGKLNTFAPNAKVIHMDIDPAEMNKLRQAHVALQGDLNALLPALQQPLDINAWRQHTADMRAEHAWRYDHPGEAIYAPLLLKQLSDRKPADSVVTTDVGQHQMWSAQHMAYTRPENFITSSGLGTMGFGLPAAVGAQVARPNDTVICISGDGSFMMNVQELGTVKRKQLPLKIVLLDNQRLGMVRQWQQLFFQERYSETTLTDNPDFLTLASAFGIPGQHITRKDQVEAALDTMLSSEGPYLLHVSIDELENVWPLVPPGASNSQMLEKLS from the coding sequence ATGAATGGGGCACAGTGGGTAGTACATGCGTTGCGCGCGCAGGGAGTCGAGACAGTATTCGGTTATCCGGGTGGCGCAATTATGCCGATTTACGATGCACTGTATGACGGCGGCGTGGAGCACCTGTTGTGCCGACACGAGCAGGGCGCAGCGATGGCCGCCATCGGTTATGCTCGTGCCACCGGTAAAACCGGTGTCTGTATGGCGACCTCAGGCCCGGGCGCAACGAACCTGATCACCGGTCTGGCAGACGCGCTGCTGGATTCTGTTCCCGTTGTTGCCATCACCGGGCAGGTGGCGTCTCCGTTCATCGGCACCGACGCGTTCCAGGAAGTCGATGTACTCGGTTTATCGCTGGCCTGCACCAAACACAGTTTTCTCGTTCAGTCTCTGGAAGAGCTGCCGCGCGTAATGGCAGAAGCATTCGAGGTTGCCAGCTCCGGCCGCCCTGGTCCGGTTCTGGTCGATATCCCGAAAGATATCCAGGTCGCACACGGCGAACTGGAGCCGCACTTCTCCACCGTTGGAAACGACGACGCGTTTCCGCATGCGGAAGTCGAAGAGGCCCGTCAGATGCTGACGCAGGCGAAACAGCCGATGCTGTACGTTGGTGGTGGCGTAGGTATGGCGCAGGCGGTTCCTGCCCTGCGCGAATTTATCGCGGCAACGCAAATCCCTGCCACCTGCACGCTGAAAGGGTTGGGTGCGGTAGATGCCGATTACCCCTACTATCTGGGCATGCTGGGGATGCACGGCACCAAAGCGGCAAACCTGGCGGTGCAGGCGTGCGATCTGCTCATCGCCGTAGGCGCCCGTTTTGACGACCGCGTCACCGGTAAGCTGAATACCTTTGCGCCGAACGCCAAAGTTATCCATATGGATATCGACCCGGCGGAAATGAACAAGCTGCGTCAGGCGCACGTCGCGCTGCAGGGCGATCTCAACGCGCTGTTACCGGCATTGCAGCAGCCGCTGGATATCAACGCGTGGCGTCAGCACACCGCAGACATGCGCGCCGAGCACGCCTGGCGTTACGACCATCCCGGCGAGGCCATCTACGCGCCGTTGCTGTTGAAGCAGCTGTCCGACCGTAAGCCCGCCGACAGCGTGGTGACGACCGATGTCGGCCAGCATCAGATGTGGTCCGCCCAGCACATGGCCTACACCCGTCCGGAAAACTTCATTACTTCCAGCGGGTTAGGGACGATGGGCTTCGGTCTGCCAGCCGCGGTTGGCGCACAGGTTGCCCGCCCGAACGATACCGTTATCTGTATCTCCGGTGACGGCTCCTTCATGATGAACGTTCAGGAGCTCGGCACCGTGAAGCGCAAGCAGTTACCGCTGAAGATCGTGTTGCTCGATAACCAGCGTTTAGGGATGGTTCGCCAGTGGCAACAGCTGTTCTTCCAGGAACGTTACAGTGAAACCACCCTGACCGATAACCCCGATTTCCTCACCCTGGCCAGCGCCTTCGGCATTCCTGGCCAGCACATCACCCGTAAAGACCAGGTTGAAGCGGCACTCGACACCATGCTGTCAAGCGAAGGGCCATACCTGCTTCATGTCTCAATCGACGAGCTTGAGAACGTCTGGCCGTTGGTACCGCCCGGTGCCAGTAACTCACAAATGCTGGAGAAATTATCATGA
- a CDS encoding DUF413 domain-containing protein: MAESFTTTNRFFDNKHYPRGFSRHGDFTIKEAQLLERHGYAFNELDLGKREPATEDEKQFVSVCRGEREPQSEAERVWIKYMARIKRPKRFHTLSGGKPQMEGAEDYTESDD; the protein is encoded by the coding sequence ATGGCGGAAAGCTTTACGACGACTAATCGTTTTTTCGACAATAAACATTATCCGCGCGGGTTCTCTCGTCACGGCGATTTCACCATCAAAGAAGCTCAACTGCTTGAGCGCCATGGTTATGCCTTTAACGAGCTGGATCTGGGCAAGCGTGAGCCTGCTACTGAAGACGAAAAACAGTTTGTTTCTGTTTGCCGTGGTGAGCGTGAGCCGCAGTCTGAAGCGGAACGTGTGTGGATCAAGTATATGGCACGCATTAAGCGTCCAAAGCGCTTCCATACGCTGTCTGGCGGTAAGCCGCAGATGGAAGGTGCAGAAGACTACACCGAGTCTGACGACTAA
- the btuB gene encoding TonB-dependent vitamin B12 receptor BtuB: MIKKVSLLTALSVTAFSGWAQDSADSLVVTANRFEQPEKTILAATSVVTRADIDRWQSTSVVDVMRRLPGVDTAQSGGMGQLSSLFIRGTNSSHVLILVDGIRLNQAGVTGSSDLSQFPISLVQRIEYVRGPRSAVYGSDAIGGVVNIITTRAKDGTTLNAGVGSHGYQNYGGSTQQTLGDSTRVTLAGDYTYTKGFDVVADGNNGGLAQTDRDGFMNKTLYGALDHAFSDQWSGFVRGFGYSNRTAYDGYYSSFTPDVLVDTRQLYSQTWDAGLRFNDDIFHSQLLTSYSHSKDYNYDPNLGRYDSTATLDEIKQYNVQWLNSVDVGHGNIGAGVDWQKQSTEPGTNYVTNGYDLRNTGVYLTGLQQFGDFTLEGAVRSDDNSQFGRHGTWQSSAAWEFVEGYRFVASYGTAYKAPNLGQLYGFYGNDHLDPEESKQWEGAFEGLTAGVSWRVSGYRNDVDNLIDFDNNLQQYYNVGKARIKGVEATASFDTGPLTHTVGYDYVDARNAATNELLDRRAKQQVKYQLDTQIYDFDWSLTYHYLGTRYDTDFGTYPSEKVKMGGVSLWDVAVSYPVTSHLTVRGKIANLFDKDYETVYGYQTAGREYTLSGSYTF; encoded by the coding sequence ATGATTAAAAAAGTATCGCTGTTGACGGCGCTGTCCGTCACGGCATTTTCGGGCTGGGCGCAGGATAGCGCAGACTCGTTGGTGGTGACGGCAAATCGTTTTGAACAACCTGAAAAAACTATTCTGGCTGCAACCTCGGTTGTGACGCGTGCCGATATTGACCGTTGGCAGTCGACCTCGGTGGTGGACGTTATGCGTCGCCTGCCCGGCGTGGATACGGCGCAAAGTGGTGGGATGGGGCAACTCTCCTCTCTCTTTATCCGTGGCACCAACTCCAGCCACGTCCTGATCCTTGTAGATGGGATCCGCCTTAACCAGGCGGGCGTCACGGGGTCGTCCGATCTCAGCCAGTTCCCAATCTCCCTGGTGCAGCGAATCGAATATGTTCGTGGACCGCGTTCGGCGGTATACGGCTCAGATGCGATTGGTGGTGTCGTAAACATTATTACTACTCGTGCGAAGGACGGTACCACGCTGAATGCTGGCGTAGGCTCACACGGCTACCAGAATTATGGCGGCAGTACTCAGCAAACACTGGGCGACAGCACGCGCGTCACGCTTGCGGGTGATTACACCTATACCAAAGGGTTTGATGTGGTTGCGGACGGCAACAATGGTGGCCTTGCCCAGACCGATCGCGACGGCTTTATGAATAAAACGCTCTACGGCGCACTGGATCACGCATTCTCAGACCAGTGGAGCGGTTTTGTTCGCGGCTTTGGCTACAGCAACCGTACGGCCTACGACGGCTACTACAGCTCCTTTACCCCTGACGTACTGGTCGATACCCGCCAGCTCTATAGCCAGACCTGGGATGCAGGATTGCGCTTCAACGATGACATCTTCCATTCGCAGCTGCTCACCAGCTATAGCCACAGCAAGGACTATAACTACGACCCAAATTTAGGCCGCTACGATTCGACAGCCACGCTGGATGAAATCAAACAGTACAACGTCCAGTGGCTCAACTCCGTTGATGTTGGCCATGGGAACATTGGCGCGGGCGTTGACTGGCAGAAGCAGAGCACCGAGCCGGGTACAAACTACGTGACCAACGGCTACGACCTGCGTAACACCGGCGTCTACCTGACCGGGCTGCAGCAGTTTGGTGACTTCACCCTGGAAGGGGCGGTTCGCAGCGATGACAACTCTCAGTTCGGTCGTCATGGCACCTGGCAAAGCAGTGCGGCCTGGGAGTTCGTGGAGGGTTACCGTTTCGTTGCTTCTTATGGTACGGCCTATAAGGCACCGAATCTGGGTCAACTCTACGGTTTCTATGGCAATGACCATCTTGATCCAGAAGAGAGCAAGCAGTGGGAAGGTGCGTTTGAAGGCCTGACGGCGGGCGTGAGCTGGCGCGTATCCGGCTACCGTAATGACGTTGATAATCTCATCGACTTCGATAATAACCTTCAGCAATATTACAACGTCGGTAAAGCGCGCATTAAAGGTGTGGAAGCGACAGCATCGTTTGATACGGGTCCGTTGACGCATACTGTTGGCTATGACTACGTAGATGCCCGAAATGCCGCAACCAACGAACTTCTGGATCGTCGTGCTAAGCAGCAGGTGAAATATCAGCTCGACACGCAGATCTATGATTTCGACTGGAGTCTGACTTATCACTATCTCGGTACGCGTTACGACACTGACTTTGGTACTTACCCGTCTGAGAAAGTAAAAATGGGCGGTGTAAGCCTGTGGGATGTCGCAGTTTCGTATCCTGTCACCTCACACCTTACAGTTCGTGGTAAAATAGCCAACCTGTTCGATAAAGATTACGAGACAGTTTATGGCTACCAAACTGCAGGACGGGAATACACCTTGTCTGGCAGCTACACCTTCTAA
- the ilvL gene encoding ilv operon leader peptide: MTALLRVISLVVISVVVIIIPPCGAALGRGKA, encoded by the coding sequence ATGACAGCCCTTCTACGAGTGATTAGCCTGGTCGTGATTAGCGTGGTGGTGATTATTATCCCACCGTGCGGGGCTGCACTTGGACGAGGAAAGGCTTAG